The window CGTACCCGAGGCGCTCGGCGAGGACGAGCAGCTCGAGGCCCTCCTCGAGACCGCCCGCCGGATCGGCGTCGGGGTAGTTCCCCGCGTAGGTGAGCCCGGCACGCGGGATCACGACGGCCTGTCGCTCGGTGGTCACGTCGGCGCTCCTGTCGCTCGGCTCGGAACGGCCCTGGCGGGGGCCGCGGACGCCAAGATAGGCGCGCCGATGCGCCCGCCTCGAACTCGCGTGAAGCCCGGCGTAACGGCGTGACGTATGACGTAACGCGACGTCCGGAGCGTGGCGATCCGGAGCTCGAGGTGGGTGTCAGCCCGCCGTCGCGGTCGATCCGGCGTCGACGTGCCGGTGTGCGTCGGTGCCGTGGCGGGTCCCGCCGCGGTCGAGCGCGACGACGCCCGCCGCCTGCGCGACGCGGCGGGCGGCCGCACCGCCCACGCCATCGGCCGCGCCGCCGACGCCGTCGGCCGCACCCGCGATACACGCGGCGCGACCGACGGCTCGTCGGGTCGTCAGGGCAGCTCGGGGTCGAGCCCGAGGTGTTCGAGCAGCGTCGTCCCCGCGTACTCGCTCGGGTACACGCCGCGGTTCTGCAGCTCGGGCACGAGCCGGTCGACGATGTCGTCGAGCCCCGTGGGCGTCAGGTACGGCGAGATGTTGAATCCGCCCACGTTGCCCGCGTCGGCGTAGCGCTCGAGCGTGTCGGCGACGGTCTGCACGCTGCCGACGAACCGTTGCCCTCGCCGCGGCTCGCGGCCTTGCGGATGACGAACTCGCGGATCGACCACCCGTTCTCCGCCGCCTGCGCGCGCCACTCGTCCGCCGTCCGCTTGGCGTCGGCGTTCTGGAAGCCCGCGCCGCGCGTGACGTCCGAGACGCGCACGACGGGATCGATGTCGGGCAGCGGCCCGTCGGGGTCGTAGGCGTCGAGCCGCGTGCCCCAGAACTGTTCGAGGTACGCGAGCGCGGTCTGCGGCGTCACCTGGGCGACCTGGATCTCGCGCCACTTCTCCTGCGCCTCCGCGTCGGTGTCGCCGATCACGAAGTTCGCGCCGGGGAACGGGAGGACCGAGCCGGGCCGACGGCCCGCGAGGAGCGCCCGCCGCTCGATGTCGGCGGCGAACTCGCTCGCTGCCTCGAATCCGGCGTGGCCCGTGAAGATGAGATCGGCGTGCTTCGCCCCGAAGTCGCGCCCCTCCCCCGAGTCGCCCGCCTGGATGAGCACGGGCCGACCGTCGGGGACGAGCGGCACGGTGCGCGCGACCTCGAGGTCGTAGACGTCGTCGCGGTAGCGCAGCGGCAGCTCGCTCGCGCGGGCGGGGTCGCCGGCCCGCCAGATCGCCTTGACCGCGCTCACGAACGCGTCGGCGTGACGGTAGCGGTCGGCGTCGGCGACGTAGCCGCCGCGACGGAAGTTCTCGCCCGTCCACGCGTTGTGCGTCGTGACGATGTTCCAGCCGTTGCGGCCCCCGCTCAGGCGGTTCAGGCTCGCGAGCCGGTACGCGAGGTCGGCGGGGTCGTTGTAGGTCGTGTTCTGCGTCGCGACGAGCCCGAGCCGTTCGGTGATCGCGGCGACGGCGGCCTCCTGCGTCTGTGCGTCGGGCCGCCCGACGATGTCGAGGTCGTGGATCTCGCCGAGGTGCTCGCGCAGCCGGAGCCCCTCCCCGAGGAAGAGCGCGGCGAAGATGCCGCGTTCGGCGGTCTGCGCGATGCGGCGGAACGACTCGAACGCGATCTGGTCACCCGACTCCGGCCAGTGCCAGATGGTCGAGAAGTTGACACCCTGGAAGAAGACGCCGAAGTGGATCCGGTTCCTCGTTGCGGGAGCGGTCGTGGTCACGGTCAGTTCCTTCCGGCGGCGGCGAACGCGTTCTCGGCGCGCGGCAGGCCGAGGGCGCCGCGCAGTGTGGGGTGGGGGTCGGTCGCGAGGAGTCCCGCGTCCGCGAGGGCGGGGAGGACCGCGAAGCGGAGCTCGTCGAGGTCCTGTGCGAGGCTCGCGGGCACGAGGCGGACGCCGTCGACGTGGGTGGCGAGCTCGTGGATCACGTCGACGAGTTCGGCGGCCGTTCCGACGAGGCGGCGCGTGGCACCGGGCTCCCACGGCGCGAGCTCGTCGAGTCGGGCGGCTCGCGCGACGGCTCGCTCGCCTCGCCCGTCGAGCAGGATCTCGAGGTCGGCGACGACGACGGACGCGCCCGTCGCCCGCGCCGCCTCGGCGCGCTCGGCGAGGCCCTCGCCAGCGGGCACGAGGACGACGTCCACGTCGACGCCCGAGGCGGCGTCGGCGTGCGCGAACACGGGCACCTGGCCCTGCGGCGGACGCGGCGTGATGGCCGGCCCCTTGACCGTGAACTCGCGGCCAGTGAAGTCGACGTAGTGGAGCTTCGTCCGGTCGATGTAGCGTCCCGTCGGCAGGTCGCGGATGACCGCGTCGTCCTCCCACGAGTCGAGGAGGCGTCGGACGACGCGGACGACGTCGGCCGTCTCCTCCGCGAGCGCGGCCGCGTCCAGTGCCTCGCGCCCGTACTGACGTGCCGCCTCGGGCGAGTTCTCGGTCGAGACGAGCCACCCGGAGCGTCCAGTCGCGGCGTGGTCGACGCTCGCGAGCTGCGTGGCGGTGTGGAACGGCTCGACGTACGTCACGGGCACCTCGGGGACGAGTCCGAGGCGTCCCGTCGCGGGCCCGCCGAACGCGGCGAACTGCACGGCGTCGATGCGCGCGGGCAGCCCCGGCGCGGTCGCGGGCGGGAGGTGGGAGCCGGCGAGCGTCGCGTACGCGAGGCCGGCCTGCTCGGTGCGCGCGAGCACGCTGCGGGCGTGCGCGGCGCCGAGGAACTGGAGCGGGTCACCGCCCGCGTCGCGCCAGGCCGCCGGATGCGATCCGGCGCCGTCGATGTGGATGCCCACGGTGAACGGACGGCTCATGGGGTGATTCCTTCCTGCTGACGGTCACGGCGCCCGCCACGATCGGCGGACGGCGAGGTTCGGGCACGAGGTGTGCGGGTGATGTGCGCCGCGCCCCGGGAGGCGGGTGCGGCGGCCGCGCGCGGTCGGTCCGCGCCGCGGGCCGTGCCCGCCGGGAGCCCGGTGGGTGCGGCTCGTCGCCACGGTATCGACGGGGTCCGGGACGAGCGCCGTTTGTTACCCACGCTGACGGTCGAGGTGACGGCATGCTCGGCGCTCCGCCGGAGCGGCCCGGGGCCCCGGTCACGGGCGACGCTCGTCGGTCGCGAGTCGCTTCTCGAAGCAGTGCGAGCCCGGAATGCGTTCGTACGGTTCGTACACGGGGATCGGCGTGTAGCCGGCCCGCCGGTAGAGCGCGATCGCGTCCTGCTGCCGCTCGCCCGTCTGGAGCACGAGTCGCTCGGCACCGCGCGCGGTCGCGAGTCGTTCGAGCTCGGCGAGCAGGGCCCGACTCGCGCCGGTGCCGCGTGCGCGATCCCGCACGAACAGTCGCTTGACCTCGTCGTCGCGGGTGCCGTCGCGCCGGTGATCGCGCAGCGCGACGTGGCCGACGGCCTCGCCGTGCTCGTCGATCGCGAGCACGACGGCGACGATCGTGGCCGGGTCGATCGCGAGCGCGTCGGTGTTCGCGTGGGCGGCCCGCTCGGCGAACAGCGCGACGAGATCGGCGTAGCGGGCGCCGAGCTCCTCGTCCATCTCGGCCCGCAGGCCGACCGCGCGCGGGTCGTCCCACGTCGTCGCCTCGAGGTGCCACACGCCGGGTTCGCGCACCGCGACCGGCTCGCCGCCGGCCGGACCACCCGCCGACGTGCGGGCCCGGTCGGGCGCGACGTCGTAGCCGAACGCGAGCAGCTCGAGGATGCGGCCGGGCTCGACCTCGATGCGGCCCTCGCGCTCGGAGAGCCTGCGGAAGCCGAGCTTCGCGTAGAGCGCGTGCGCGCCGGTCATCTGCGGGCCGCTGTTCATGACCACGCGGTGCGAACCGCGCCTGCGCGCGAGCTCGATGACGTGTCGCGTGAGTGCGGCACGGACGCCACGACCGCGCGCCGCGGAGGCGACGGCGAGCTGCCGGAAGTCGGTCTCGCCCGGCTGCGCGACCGCCGCGAGCGGCCGGTTCGCGCGTGCGACCCACACCGTGCCGAGGATGGTGCCGTCCGCGTCGGCGGCCACCCACACGTCGCCACCGCGCACGCGGCCGGCGACGTCGCGCAGGGACGCGGCGTACTCGTCGCGCAGCGGTCCGTAGCTCGTCTCGTACGCCTCCGCGGTCACCTCGCCGGCCCGCTCGTACTCCTCCGGCCGGACGAGCCGGATCGTGTACCCCGGATCGTCCGACGTCGCCACGGGCGCGGGGTCGGGTGCCGCCGACGGCGCGGACGTGGTGCCGGCGGTGCCGCGTGCGGTCGTGGGCGCCGAGCCACGCGCGGCGGCGGCGTGGGCGAGGTCGTTCCGCTCGTCGGTGCCCGGCACGATGTCGTTCCGCTCGTCGGCGCTCGGCACGTCGGCGCTGGGCTCGGTCACCGACGTGTGGCCGGCCCCGTGCGTCGCGGTCATGCGTGCACCGTCGCGCTCGCGCCCACGGTGTCGTTCGTTTCCGCGGCGTCCTTCGCGTCCCGGTCGCCGACGGCACCAGCCTCGAGTCCCCACGCCTCGGCGAGGAGCGCGAACGAGCGCAGCCGGTCGGCGGGGTCGTGCGTGATCGTCGTGACGAGCAGCTCGTCGGCGCCAGTCACGCGCTGGAGCGTCTCGAGCGAGTCGCGCACCGTCTCGGGCGAGCCCACGAAACGCGTGTCGAGCCGGTCGCGCACGAGCACCTCCTCCTCGGGCGTGAGCGGGTTCGCGAGCGCCTCCTCGGGCGTCGGGAACGGGATCGCGCCGCGTCCCGTCCGGATGCTGTGCACCCATGCGGCGTAGCCGGCACCGAGTCGCCGCGCCTCGGCGTCCGTCTCGGCCACGACGACGTCGACGGACACCGCGACGTACGGCCGCTCGAGATCCCCGGGCACGAACGACTCCCGGTAGCGGGCGACGGCATCGAGCACGGCGCTCGGCGCGACGTGGTAGTTCGCCCCGAACGGCAGCCCGAGTGCACCCGCGAGCGCCGCGCTCGGCCCGGCCGTGGACCCGTGGATCCACACCTGCACGTCCTGTCCCTCGGCCGGCGTCGCGTGGATCGGCGAGCCGTCGGGCAGTTCGAGCGTGCCCTCGAACGCGGCGATGATGTCGCGCACGTGCGCCTCGAAGCGATCGCCATCGTCGTCGGATCGGCGCAGCAGCTCGGCCTGCGCCCGGAACCGGGCCAGATCGAACGAGAACGGTGGCGGTGTCGGGATGACGAGGCCGTCGACGACCCGCGTCGGTACCGGCTCCGTCGCCGTCCGTTTCTCGGCCCGCTCGGCCCGAGCCGCGAGCGAGGGGGTGCGGCCGATGCCGAGGTCGACGCGGCCGGGATTGAGCGCGGCGACGAGGCCGAGCTGCTCGGCGACCTGCAGCGGCGTCGAGTTGCCGAGGATCGTCGCGGCCGTCCCGACGCGCAGCCGCGACGTCGCCGCCGCGAGCAGCGGCAGCAGGACGTGCGGCGCCGAGCCCGAGATGCCCGGGTTGAGGTGGTGCTCCGCGAGCCAGAGACGGCGGTAGCCGAGCTGTTCGGCGCGGGCGGCGAGTTCGATCGTCGCGCGCAGGCCGTCGGCCGGCGTCTGGCCGCTGCCGAAGGCGGACAGCTCGAGGATCGAGAGGGGGACGCGCGGGGTGGACATGCGGGGTGGCTCCCTGTGGATGGTCGGTCGGTTGATGGGTCGAGCTCGTGCGTGGCCGAGGACGCCCGCGTCGGCCGTGGGTGTGCCGCGCGGGCCGGTGCGCCGGGCGGGTTCGCGATCCCGCCCGGCGCACCGGGTTCAGCCGCGCGGGCCCGCGTCGGCGGACGACGCCGCGGGGCGGGTCACTGCTGCTTCCAGGCGTCGTAGAGCACGAGCTCGGAGAGCGAGTTGTTCCGCAGTCCGTGGACCTTGTCGCTCGATGCGAAGAAGCCGGACTCGCTGTTGATGTTCGTGAAGATCGGGATGCGGATCGCGTCCCCCACGATGATCGCCTGGGCCTCGGCGAGCAGCTCGTTTCGCGTGTCGAGGTCGGGCTCCGTGATCTGCTGTGTCACGATCTCGCTCAGCTTGCCGCTCTCGGTGAACGAGTCGAGCGTGCCCGGGAAGGTCACGTCCGTGATGAGGCTCGCGGCCTCGAAGTTCTCGTTCGTGTACTGCGAGTAGAGGGCGAGACCGCCGTCCGCGCGGGTGGCGTTGTTGAGGTGCAGATCGGCCTTGCCGCTCTGCCACGTGTCGCCGTTCGCGCCGATCTCCTCGATGATGTTGATCTCGATGCCGGCCTTCGCGGTCTGCTCCTTCAGGAGCTGGAGCGAGTCGCGGATCTCCTGCGGCTCCCACCACAGCACGAGGTCGAGGCTGAGACGCTCGCCGTCCTTCGCGCGGATCCCGTCGGACCCGGCGACCCAGCCCGCCTCGTCGAGGAGGCGGTTGGACTTGTCGAGGTCGTACCCGAGGAGCGCCGACTGGTCGGCGAAGCCGCTCGTGCTCGGCGTGAGCACGCTCTGGGCGACGGGCTGGCGAGGGCCCGTGATGCCGTCGACGATCGCCGTGCGGTCGATCGCCGAGCTCAGGGCGCGACGGACGTTGATGTCCTGCAGCGCGGGCGTCGTGAAGTTCAGCACGAGGCTGTACGGGATGCCCGACTGCGCGCGGTAGTTGAGGCCGTAGCCCTGTGCCTCGAGCTGGTCGGCGCCCTCGTTCGTGGGGTTCTGCGCGATGTCGGCCTCGCCGGATTGCAGCGCGCTCTCGCGCACGCTCTGCTCGTCGACGAACGTGATGTTGATGGTCTCGATGCTCGCGGCACCGCTGTGCGTCGCGACGCCCGAGGGCCAGTCGTAGTCGGCACGGCGCGTGAGCGTCACGCTCTCGTTGGGCGTGTAGTTCTCGAGCACGTACGGCCCCGAGCCGATGAAATCACCGTTCTTGCGCTCGTCGTAGCTCTTCTCGAAGCTCGCCGGCGCCTCGATCGCGAGCTGCACGGTCGCGAGCGTCGGGAGGAATGCGTGGTTCGGCTCCGAGAACGTCACGGTCGCCTCGTGCTCACCCGTCGCCTCGGTCCCGACGTAGTGGTCGAACAGGCCCTGGAAGTACCAGCCCTTGCCGTCGCCGATCTGCTTCGCGGACTCGTCGAGGTTCGTCTTCACGACCTCCCCCGTGAGCGGCGTCCCGTCGGAGAACGTGACCCCGTCGCGGAGCTGGAACGTGAACGTCGTCGCGTCGTCGCTCACCGTCCACGACTCCGCGAGCCAGGGCGTGAACTCGCCCGTGTCGGGGTCGACGTCGATGAGCGAGTCGGCGAGCGCGCGGCCCACGATG is drawn from Pseudoclavibacter chungangensis and contains these coding sequences:
- a CDS encoding GNAT family N-acetyltransferase encodes the protein MTATHGAGHTSVTEPSADVPSADERNDIVPGTDERNDLAHAAAARGSAPTTARGTAGTTSAPSAAPDPAPVATSDDPGYTIRLVRPEEYERAGEVTAEAYETSYGPLRDEYAASLRDVAGRVRGGDVWVAADADGTILGTVWVARANRPLAAVAQPGETDFRQLAVASAARGRGVRAALTRHVIELARRRGSHRVVMNSGPQMTGAHALYAKLGFRRLSEREGRIEVEPGRILELLAFGYDVAPDRARTSAGGPAGGEPVAVREPGVWHLEATTWDDPRAVGLRAEMDEELGARYADLVALFAERAAHANTDALAIDPATIVAVVLAIDEHGEAVGHVALRDHRRDGTRDDEVKRLFVRDRARGTGASRALLAELERLATARGAERLVLQTGERQQDAIALYRRAGYTPIPVYEPYERIPGSHCFEKRLATDERRP
- a CDS encoding ABC transporter substrate-binding protein, translating into MTNTSARAGTRGFRKGFVAATGLAISAVLALTGCATSGADAAVSEEDRVDGGELTIYNANIKTLDPRQNHGIVGRALADSLIDVDPDTGEFTPWLAESWTVSDDATTFTFQLRDGVTFSDGTPLTGEVVKTNLDESAKQIGDGKGWYFQGLFDHYVGTEATGEHEATVTFSEPNHAFLPTLATVQLAIEAPASFEKSYDERKNGDFIGSGPYVLENYTPNESVTLTRRADYDWPSGVATHSGAASIETINITFVDEQSVRESALQSGEADIAQNPTNEGADQLEAQGYGLNYRAQSGIPYSLVLNFTTPALQDINVRRALSSAIDRTAIVDGITGPRQPVAQSVLTPSTSGFADQSALLGYDLDKSNRLLDEAGWVAGSDGIRAKDGERLSLDLVLWWEPQEIRDSLQLLKEQTAKAGIEINIIEEIGANGDTWQSGKADLHLNNATRADGGLALYSQYTNENFEAASLITDVTFPGTLDSFTESGKLSEIVTQQITEPDLDTRNELLAEAQAIIVGDAIRIPIFTNINSESGFFASSDKVHGLRNNSLSELVLYDAWKQQ
- a CDS encoding LLM class flavin-dependent oxidoreductase, which gives rise to MSRPFTVGIHIDGAGSHPAAWRDAGGDPLQFLGAAHARSVLARTEQAGLAYATLAGSHLPPATAPGLPARIDAVQFAAFGGPATGRLGLVPEVPVTYVEPFHTATQLASVDHAATGRSGWLVSTENSPEAARQYGREALDAAALAEETADVVRVVRRLLDSWEDDAVIRDLPTGRYIDRTKLHYVDFTGREFTVKGPAITPRPPQGQVPVFAHADAASGVDVDVVLVPAGEGLAERAEAARATGASVVVADLEILLDGRGERAVARAARLDELAPWEPGATRRLVGTAAELVDVIHELATHVDGVRLVPASLAQDLDELRFAVLPALADAGLLATDPHPTLRGALGLPRAENAFAAAGRN
- a CDS encoding LLM class flavin-dependent oxidoreductase, whose protein sequence is MTTTAPATRNRIHFGVFFQGVNFSTIWHWPESGDQIAFESFRRIAQTAERGIFAALFLGEGLRLREHLGEIHDLDIVGRPDAQTQEAAVAAITERLGLVATQNTTYNDPADLAYRLASLNRLSGGRNGWNIVTTHNAWTGENFRRGGYVADADRYRHADAFVSAVKAIWRAGDPARASELPLRYRDDVYDLEVARTVPLVPDGRPVLIQAGDSGEGRDFGAKHADLIFTGHAGFEAASEFAADIERRALLAGRRPGSVLPFPGANFVIGDTDAEAQEKWREIQVAQVTPQTALAYLEQFWGTRLDAYDPDGPLPDIDPVVRVSDVTRGAGFQNADAKRTADEWRAQAAENGWSIREFVIRKAASRGEGNGSSAACRPSPTRSSATPTRATWADSTSRRT
- a CDS encoding LLM class flavin-dependent oxidoreductase — protein: MSTPRVPLSILELSAFGSGQTPADGLRATIELAARAEQLGYRRLWLAEHHLNPGISGSAPHVLLPLLAAATSRLRVGTAATILGNSTPLQVAEQLGLVAALNPGRVDLGIGRTPSLAARAERAEKRTATEPVPTRVVDGLVIPTPPPFSFDLARFRAQAELLRRSDDDGDRFEAHVRDIIAAFEGTLELPDGSPIHATPAEGQDVQVWIHGSTAGPSAALAGALGLPFGANYHVAPSAVLDAVARYRESFVPGDLERPYVAVSVDVVVAETDAEARRLGAGYAAWVHSIRTGRGAIPFPTPEEALANPLTPEEEVLVRDRLDTRFVGSPETVRDSLETLQRVTGADELLVTTITHDPADRLRSFALLAEAWGLEAGAVGDRDAKDAAETNDTVGASATVHA